The Spirosoma foliorum genome has a window encoding:
- a CDS encoding helix-turn-helix domain-containing protein, whose protein sequence is MKTERFLPSSQLRPFVKTFMLIESEQGMVNKLLPGTSIVMAFRYKGNVRYAEGVNAGLMPTAVITGLRNSMRLVDYTRETATLLVIFNEGGAAALFKESLHELFGTSATLDELIPHRIVSEVEERLAEAKTNSQRVAIVEQFLLSRLQETSTDLLVQRAIQRIQLANGTVRINELLADLPISQDPFEKRFRRVVGTSPKQFSKIVRLRSVINQYSSTQSLTEMAHQAGYFDQAHFIKDFRSFTGKVPHLFFQSGGYW, encoded by the coding sequence ATGAAAACAGAACGATTTCTTCCTTCTAGCCAGCTTCGGCCATTTGTCAAGACGTTCATGCTTATTGAGAGCGAGCAGGGTATGGTCAACAAGTTGTTGCCCGGCACGTCTATTGTCATGGCGTTTCGCTATAAAGGAAATGTGCGTTATGCCGAGGGCGTCAACGCAGGACTTATGCCCACAGCTGTGATAACGGGTCTGCGAAACTCAATGCGCTTGGTCGATTATACCAGAGAAACAGCTACGTTGTTAGTTATTTTTAACGAAGGCGGAGCTGCGGCTTTATTTAAGGAGTCGCTTCACGAATTATTTGGTACGAGTGCCACGCTGGATGAACTGATTCCACACCGGATCGTAAGTGAAGTGGAAGAACGGTTGGCCGAAGCGAAAACGAACTCGCAGCGGGTGGCAATTGTAGAGCAATTTCTGCTATCGAGACTACAGGAAACTTCTACAGATTTGCTTGTGCAGCGGGCTATCCAGCGAATCCAACTGGCCAACGGCACTGTTCGCATCAACGAATTACTGGCCGATTTGCCCATTAGCCAGGACCCTTTCGAGAAGCGTTTCCGGCGCGTTGTAGGAACTTCACCCAAGCAGTTTTCGAAAATCGTGCGGTTGCGATCGGTGATTAATCAGTATTCTTCTACGCAAAGTCTGACCGAAATGGCTCATCAGGCGGGGTACTTCGATCAGGCTCATTTTATCAAAGACTTCCGTTCATTCACGGGTAAGGTTCCTCATCTTTTCTTTCAATCAGGAGGCTATTGGTGA
- a CDS encoding pseudouridine synthase, producing MNSSPDTSPLLPILYQSADLVAINKPHGLLVHRSPIASDASEFAVQILRDQLGQRVYPVHRLDRKTGGVLLFALTDSMNSLMQQQFMEGGIDKSYLAIVRGFTPDEQTIDYALRNDETGVFQDAVTYFKTVQRTEIPLPFGKHVTSRYSLVELTPTTGRMHQLRKHMAHILHPIIGDRPHGCNKQNKLFKEHFEMSTMLLHARQLEFTHPVTEERISITAPFQAEFERMLGALFGVDDSPIY from the coding sequence ATGAATTCATCTCCTGATACTTCTCCTCTCCTCCCCATTCTTTACCAGTCTGCCGATTTAGTTGCCATCAATAAACCACATGGCCTGCTGGTTCACCGTTCTCCCATTGCCAGCGATGCCAGCGAATTTGCCGTACAGATTCTCCGCGATCAGTTGGGGCAGCGCGTGTATCCTGTTCACCGACTCGACCGCAAAACGGGTGGTGTGTTACTCTTCGCCCTAACCGACTCCATGAACTCGCTCATGCAGCAACAGTTTATGGAAGGGGGTATTGATAAAAGTTATCTGGCCATTGTTCGCGGCTTCACGCCCGACGAACAGACAATTGATTATGCTTTACGTAACGACGAAACAGGTGTATTTCAGGATGCAGTAACCTACTTCAAAACGGTACAACGTACTGAAATCCCCCTGCCGTTTGGCAAACACGTTACCTCGCGTTATTCATTGGTAGAGCTAACCCCAACCACCGGAAGAATGCATCAACTGCGCAAACACATGGCGCATATTCTCCACCCCATCATCGGCGACCGACCCCACGGCTGTAACAAACAGAACAAGCTATTTAAAGAGCATTTCGAGATGAGTACGATGCTGCTACACGCCCGTCAGCTTGAATTTACGCATCCCGTTACTGAGGAACGGATTAGCATTACAGCTCCTTTTCAGGCAGAGTTTGAGCGGATGTTGGGGGCGTTGTTTGGTGTTGATGATTCGCCTATTTATTGA
- a CDS encoding PDDEXK nuclease domain-containing protein, protein MEPNYTSFLLELKDHILQSRYRAARLVNRELLLLYYAVGKRLSEKISAEKWGAKVLEQLSTDLQKQLPGLKGFSYRNLKNMRQFADTYSQVFSQLTNSQSKGVNEQGNSIGQTVSAQLNDIELNIFLGIGFSHHILLLNRCHDLQERVFYMQKAVANQWTHEMLDWQIKAKAYQKRDQTLANNFANTLPETIRNTALQAFKDEYLLDFINVEADDERVVEKGIVQNIKDFILKAGKGFAFIGNQHRLLVDDEEYFVDLLFYNRQLKCLVAVELKKGKFKPAYAGQLNFYLNVLNDQERMPDENPAVGIVLCKEKNDKTVDYAFQAIQNPMGVATYQLSSDLPEHLRNVLPDPESLRKLLD, encoded by the coding sequence ATGGAACCAAACTATACTAGCTTTTTACTGGAACTTAAAGACCATATTCTACAAAGCCGCTACCGAGCTGCCCGACTCGTTAATCGTGAGTTATTGTTGCTTTATTACGCGGTTGGCAAGCGGTTATCCGAGAAAATTAGTGCCGAAAAGTGGGGAGCGAAGGTTTTGGAACAGCTTTCAACCGATTTGCAGAAACAATTGCCAGGTCTTAAGGGCTTCTCTTATAGAAATCTAAAGAATATGCGTCAGTTCGCAGATACCTATTCACAGGTATTTAGTCAATTGACGAATAGTCAGTCAAAAGGGGTGAATGAACAAGGGAATTCAATTGGGCAGACTGTGTCTGCCCAATTGAATGATATCGAATTAAATATCTTTTTAGGGATTGGCTTCTCGCATCATATTCTGTTACTAAACCGTTGCCACGATCTACAGGAACGCGTGTTTTACATGCAAAAAGCTGTAGCTAATCAGTGGACTCACGAAATGCTCGACTGGCAAATAAAAGCCAAAGCCTATCAGAAACGCGACCAAACTTTAGCTAATAATTTCGCAAATACACTTCCGGAAACGATTCGTAATACAGCTCTGCAAGCGTTCAAGGACGAGTATTTGCTCGACTTTATCAATGTTGAAGCAGATGATGAGCGAGTTGTTGAGAAAGGTATTGTGCAGAACATCAAGGACTTTATTCTGAAGGCAGGAAAGGGGTTTGCTTTTATTGGTAACCAGCATCGGCTACTGGTCGATGACGAAGAGTACTTTGTCGATCTACTATTCTATAATCGCCAGTTGAAATGCCTGGTTGCTGTTGAGTTGAAAAAGGGGAAGTTTAAACCTGCTTATGCCGGACAGCTAAATTTCTATCTGAACGTATTGAATGATCAGGAACGAATGCCCGATGAAAATCCAGCGGTAGGCATTGTACTGTGCAAAGAGAAAAATGACAAGACTGTGGACTATGCATTTCAGGCCATTCAGAATCCGATGGGTGTAGCTACCTATCAACTCAGTTCAGACCTACCGGAACACTTGCGTAATGTATTGCCGGACCCTGAATCATTAAGAAAGCTGCTTGATTAG
- a CDS encoding ThuA domain-containing protein: protein MATVKAPKKPLVVFVTGDHEYSGELTLPLIAAELEKNYGMRTKVLKAYPDYNGEKDIPGLEALKEADLAVFYLRWRQLPKEQLQFIDDYLKSGKPVMGFRTTTHAFNYPEGDPRIRWNSFGEFAFGAPPGWGGKAQHTHYGHKSTTDVTIIPEAAKNPILTGVEPSFHASSWLYRVQPDYPAKGSTWLLMGKSVNPDKPAIENPVAWTWKNEWGGKAFLTTLGHPEDFQVESFQRLVINAIHWELGLPIPKKWKGKIDINVPYGHPQKP from the coding sequence CTGGCTACGGTAAAAGCCCCTAAGAAGCCACTGGTGGTGTTTGTTACTGGCGATCATGAGTACAGTGGCGAACTAACATTGCCACTCATTGCCGCTGAACTTGAGAAAAACTACGGCATGAGGACTAAAGTCCTGAAAGCTTACCCAGATTATAATGGCGAAAAAGATATTCCCGGCCTTGAAGCTCTAAAAGAGGCCGATCTGGCCGTTTTCTATCTCCGCTGGCGTCAACTTCCTAAGGAGCAACTTCAGTTTATTGACGACTATCTGAAATCAGGAAAACCAGTCATGGGCTTCCGGACAACAACCCATGCGTTCAACTATCCCGAAGGCGATCCACGCATACGCTGGAACTCCTTTGGCGAGTTTGCCTTTGGCGCACCTCCGGGCTGGGGTGGCAAGGCACAGCATACGCACTACGGCCATAAAAGCACAACCGATGTGACGATCATCCCTGAAGCGGCAAAGAATCCTATTCTGACGGGTGTTGAACCAAGCTTTCATGCATCATCCTGGTTATACCGCGTTCAGCCCGATTATCCGGCCAAAGGATCAACCTGGTTGCTGATGGGTAAATCTGTGAACCCCGATAAGCCAGCCATCGAAAACCCCGTTGCCTGGACCTGGAAAAACGAATGGGGCGGCAAAGCTTTCCTGACCACGCTGGGGCACCCCGAAGATTTTCAGGTCGAATCGTTTCAGCGGTTAGTTATCAATGCGATTCATTGGGAGTTAGGGCTGCCAATCCCGAAGAAATGGAAAGGAAAAATTGACATCAATGTGCCCTACGGCCACCCCCAAAAACCTTGA
- a CDS encoding PVC-type heme-binding CxxCH protein, whose product MKSFVSRRTNIYSVLLVVVAVLIGFSAFQSGQLSSSGNAFQPITLKKGTHISLIGNNLGSRMMNYDHFETEMQVRYPDDQLFIRNMCDPGDTPGFRPRSSRFLPWAFPGAERFQTEYANPSDSQGQFESPDEWLTRLKTDVIIAFFGYNESFQGKAGLANYKAELDAFIKHTLSQKYNGTTAPQLAIVSPIAFENLSDKYDLPNGKTENENISLYANAMKEVAEKNHVLFVDAYAPSQQWYNTTAEPLTIDGSQLTDEGYKKLGPLLVDQIFGKSSPKAESRRKLVYDAVMEKDWMFHNDYKIPNGVHVYGRRYNPFGPDNYPAEIEKIRQMTAIRDTAVWLAASKGEKMDIATADERTRRLPEVKTNFNPEKNGSLTYLYGQEALSKLKVPQGYKIELFASEEEFPDLAKPMQMSFDNKGRLWVAAMPSYPHYKPGDPKPNDKILILEDTNGDGKADKQTVFADHLHLPLGFEIAKEGVYISQGPNLKLFTDTNGDDKADKSVILMSGYDDHDTHHNSHAFCVDPSGAIYSGEGVFLHTNVETSYGPVRATNGGFYRYAPQLHKLERTAQLSIPNPWGIAFDDWGQPFFAETSSPDVRWMMPGSVLPRYGEYTHKSVQLVEEAHRVRPTSGLEFVSSRHFPDDIQGDFLINNTIGFLGTKEHTLVDDGTGYKSKHRADLVVSEDRNFRPVDMEFAPDGSLYLIDWHNILIGHMQHNARDPLRDHSHGRVYRITYPSRPLVTPAKIDGASIEQLLDNLKLPEYRTRYRTRRELRGRDASEVLAKLKIWVAGLDKKDPRYEHHLLEGLWVSWGMDKVDQTLLRQVLKAKDYHARAAAVQVVRYTGHQVKDQADLLMQAVKDENSRVRLDAIVAASWIGKEKGLPILAEAAKKPLDDWMIHAYDAAVAHLKGENVKKEKEVVEKSTLKGSELALYNLGKQIYAKEGYCTTCHQPDGKGLAASGFPPLTGTNWVSGNEERLIKIVLKGVMGPIEVVGKNYPGQVPMTPFGGLLKDNEVAAVLTYVRNSFGNNASPITPEKVKQVRAATERKKDFYSPDQLLKEHPMEK is encoded by the coding sequence ATGAAATCGTTTGTTTCTCGAAGAACTAACATCTATAGCGTACTCCTGGTCGTCGTTGCTGTACTCATCGGATTTAGTGCTTTTCAGTCAGGCCAACTGTCGAGTTCAGGCAATGCCTTTCAGCCGATTACGCTGAAGAAAGGCACCCATATCAGTCTGATTGGCAACAATTTGGGCTCTCGGATGATGAACTACGATCATTTTGAGACTGAAATGCAGGTTCGTTACCCTGATGACCAGCTCTTCATCCGTAACATGTGCGATCCGGGCGATACACCTGGTTTCAGACCCCGTTCGAGCCGATTCTTGCCCTGGGCCTTTCCCGGTGCCGAGCGTTTTCAAACCGAATACGCCAATCCGTCGGATAGTCAGGGCCAGTTTGAATCGCCCGACGAATGGCTAACCCGGCTCAAAACCGATGTGATCATTGCTTTTTTTGGCTACAATGAATCCTTCCAGGGTAAAGCGGGTCTGGCCAATTACAAAGCCGAACTGGATGCCTTTATCAAGCACACGCTGAGCCAGAAATACAATGGCACAACAGCTCCACAACTGGCCATCGTATCGCCCATCGCGTTCGAGAATTTATCCGACAAATACGATCTGCCGAACGGCAAAACCGAAAACGAGAACATTTCGCTTTATGCGAATGCCATGAAGGAAGTGGCGGAGAAAAACCATGTTCTTTTTGTTGACGCTTATGCCCCCTCGCAACAATGGTACAACACCACTGCCGAGCCACTGACAATTGATGGTTCTCAGCTTACCGATGAAGGCTATAAAAAGCTTGGCCCTCTACTCGTCGATCAAATTTTCGGCAAATCGTCGCCTAAAGCCGAATCCAGACGGAAACTGGTTTACGATGCCGTTATGGAGAAAGACTGGATGTTTCATAACGACTATAAAATTCCGAATGGCGTTCACGTCTACGGTCGTCGGTACAACCCATTCGGGCCAGACAATTACCCGGCTGAAATCGAGAAAATCCGGCAGATGACGGCCATTCGGGATACGGCGGTATGGCTTGCAGCTTCTAAAGGGGAGAAAATGGACATTGCCACGGCCGATGAACGAACGAGAAGACTGCCTGAAGTAAAAACCAATTTTAACCCGGAGAAAAACGGCAGTCTGACATATCTGTACGGGCAGGAAGCGTTGAGCAAGCTTAAAGTGCCACAGGGCTATAAAATCGAATTGTTTGCCTCCGAAGAAGAGTTTCCCGATCTGGCGAAACCCATGCAGATGTCGTTCGATAACAAGGGGCGACTTTGGGTAGCGGCCATGCCAAGTTATCCGCACTACAAACCCGGCGATCCTAAACCCAATGACAAAATCCTGATCCTGGAAGATACCAACGGCGACGGTAAAGCGGATAAACAAACGGTTTTTGCTGATCATCTGCACCTTCCGCTTGGTTTCGAAATCGCGAAAGAAGGCGTTTATATCTCGCAGGGGCCGAATTTGAAGCTTTTCACAGATACGAATGGCGATGACAAAGCCGACAAAAGTGTGATTCTGATGAGTGGCTACGACGATCATGACACCCACCACAATAGCCATGCTTTTTGCGTCGACCCATCCGGTGCCATTTACTCCGGCGAAGGGGTGTTTTTGCACACTAACGTCGAAACTTCGTATGGTCCTGTTCGCGCTACCAACGGAGGATTTTACCGTTACGCGCCCCAACTGCACAAGCTGGAACGCACAGCGCAACTCTCCATCCCGAATCCCTGGGGTATTGCTTTTGATGACTGGGGACAACCGTTCTTCGCCGAAACTTCCAGCCCGGATGTTCGCTGGATGATGCCCGGTTCGGTGTTGCCTCGCTATGGCGAATACACGCACAAATCAGTTCAGTTGGTGGAAGAAGCGCATCGGGTTCGGCCTACGTCTGGTCTGGAATTTGTATCCAGTCGCCATTTTCCGGATGATATTCAGGGCGATTTCCTGATTAACAACACCATTGGATTTCTGGGAACGAAAGAACATACGCTCGTCGACGATGGAACCGGCTATAAGAGCAAACACCGCGCCGATCTGGTTGTGAGTGAAGACCGTAATTTCCGGCCTGTCGATATGGAGTTTGCACCTGATGGTTCACTCTATCTGATTGATTGGCACAACATTCTAATCGGCCACATGCAGCACAACGCCCGCGATCCCCTGCGCGACCATTCGCACGGTCGGGTGTACCGGATTACGTATCCATCGCGCCCGCTGGTAACACCCGCTAAAATTGATGGAGCCAGTATTGAGCAATTGTTGGATAATCTCAAGCTGCCTGAATACCGTACTCGCTACCGCACACGTCGTGAACTTCGCGGTCGGGATGCATCGGAAGTACTGGCTAAATTGAAAATCTGGGTAGCTGGTCTTGACAAAAAAGACCCGCGTTACGAGCACCATCTGCTGGAAGGCTTATGGGTGAGTTGGGGTATGGACAAAGTCGATCAAACCCTACTCCGGCAAGTTCTGAAAGCCAAAGATTACCACGCCCGAGCCGCTGCGGTTCAGGTAGTTCGGTACACGGGACATCAGGTAAAAGATCAGGCCGATCTGTTGATGCAGGCCGTTAAGGACGAGAACAGTCGGGTTCGATTAGACGCGATTGTGGCTGCCTCCTGGATCGGCAAGGAAAAAGGACTGCCCATCCTGGCGGAAGCTGCTAAAAAGCCACTTGACGATTGGATGATTCACGCTTATGATGCCGCTGTGGCGCACCTCAAGGGAGAAAACGTAAAGAAAGAGAAAGAAGTCGTAGAGAAGTCAACCTTGAAAGGGTCAGAACTGGCGCTGTATAATTTGGGCAAGCAAATTTATGCCAAGGAAGGCTATTGCACCACTTGTCACCAGCCTGATGGAAAGGGTCTTGCAGCCTCTGGATTCCCTCCACTTACGGGCACCAACTGGGTCTCGGGCAATGAAGAGCGATTGATCAAAATCGTTCTGAAAGGTGTGATGGGTCCTATTGAAGTCGTAGGCAAAAACTACCCCGGTCAGGTGCCAATGACTCCCTTTGGCGGCTTATTAAAAGACAATGAAGTCGCGGCAGTACTGACGTATGTACGAAATTCATTCGGCAACAATGCTTCACCTATTACACCTGAAAAAGTGAAGCAAGTCAGAGCGGCCACAGAACGTAAAAAAGATTTCTATTCACCGGATCAGTTGCTGAAAGAACATCCAATGGAGAAGTAA
- a CDS encoding sugar phosphate isomerase/epimerase family protein, with the protein MPNSIVSPVGFNVLAWTAVMSEKLNPLTERLKTIGYDGIECFVDNTDVAVYRQFGDHLNQLGLQSTCVVVVGPDENPASDSAKIREQAVDFLKGVIDRAHAMNASVLCGPFHSAFATFTRREPQPDEYAHSAEVLHIVGDYAKQANIILTPEALNRFECYLCNTMEQLSHLIHMADHSNVRAMFDTHHANMEEKRFPKAIQTIAPVLAHVHISENDRGTPGDGHIPWDDTFRTLAEIDYKGWMTIEAFTRNDIDFANSINVWREYNDPWDIAENGLKFIKAMQAKYAN; encoded by the coding sequence ATGCCTAATTCAATAGTTTCACCTGTCGGCTTCAACGTATTAGCCTGGACAGCCGTAATGTCCGAAAAACTGAACCCGCTCACGGAGCGTCTTAAAACCATTGGTTACGATGGAATTGAGTGCTTTGTCGATAACACCGATGTTGCCGTATACCGACAGTTTGGCGATCATTTGAATCAGCTTGGCTTGCAAAGTACCTGCGTGGTGGTGGTTGGCCCCGACGAAAATCCGGCTAGTGATTCCGCTAAAATTCGGGAGCAGGCTGTCGATTTTTTGAAAGGTGTCATTGACCGGGCTCATGCCATGAATGCATCGGTGCTTTGTGGACCTTTTCATTCTGCTTTTGCGACATTCACCCGACGCGAACCACAACCTGACGAATACGCCCACAGTGCCGAAGTGTTACACATTGTCGGCGATTACGCCAAGCAGGCAAACATCATCCTGACGCCCGAAGCACTAAATCGCTTTGAGTGTTATCTGTGCAATACTATGGAGCAATTGTCGCATCTGATACACATGGCCGACCATTCGAATGTTCGGGCGATGTTCGATACGCACCATGCCAATATGGAGGAAAAGCGTTTTCCGAAAGCAATTCAGACTATTGCTCCCGTTCTGGCACACGTACACATCAGCGAAAATGACCGGGGAACACCTGGTGATGGCCATATCCCCTGGGATGATACCTTCCGAACACTGGCCGAAATCGACTATAAAGGCTGGATGACAATTGAAGCCTTTACTCGCAATGACATTGATTTCGCCAACTCGATCAATGTCTGGCGCGAATACAACGACCCTTGGGACATCGCCGAAAACGGCCTCAAATTCATCAAAGCCATGCAGGCTAAATATGCCAATTAA
- a CDS encoding sugar ABC transporter substrate-binding protein → MRQTYTRFVSYYLFSIFLLTGCSQSSSSEKGQEGDGKKLVVGVSMLSMQNEFIVNVHDAMVKKAEADGVELITVDAERSALKQVEQIESFIAQKVDAIIMNPCEVEASSPAVTKALAANIPIINVNSETSAKPSAFVGSDDVESARIAMKYIAEKLGGKGNVLMMHGYMGQAAQIKREQGAREVLKQYPNLKLLAHQTGEWDRAKAMSLMENWIQSYGSQINAVFAQNDEMGLGAVKALTDAGLKDKVIVVSIDAIPDGLQAVKKGTLDATVFQNAEEQGSKAIETAVKAAKGQAYDKETLIPFQLVTKDNLAKFLK, encoded by the coding sequence ATGAGACAGACCTACACACGATTTGTTAGCTATTATCTTTTCAGCATATTTCTATTAACAGGCTGTAGCCAATCATCTTCCAGCGAAAAAGGGCAGGAGGGCGATGGTAAAAAGCTCGTGGTAGGCGTCTCGATGCTCAGCATGCAAAATGAGTTCATCGTGAATGTGCACGATGCGATGGTTAAAAAAGCAGAAGCCGATGGAGTTGAGTTGATTACCGTCGATGCCGAACGGTCGGCGTTGAAACAGGTGGAACAGATCGAGAGCTTTATCGCTCAGAAAGTCGATGCCATTATTATGAACCCCTGCGAAGTGGAAGCGAGTTCGCCAGCCGTGACGAAAGCGCTGGCGGCTAACATTCCGATTATCAACGTAAACTCAGAAACGAGCGCAAAACCCTCGGCTTTTGTTGGTTCCGATGACGTGGAGTCGGCTCGTATTGCCATGAAATACATTGCGGAGAAATTGGGTGGTAAAGGCAATGTGCTGATGATGCACGGTTACATGGGGCAGGCCGCGCAAATCAAGCGGGAGCAGGGCGCTCGTGAAGTGCTGAAACAATACCCAAACCTGAAACTTCTCGCCCATCAAACGGGCGAATGGGATCGGGCGAAAGCCATGTCCTTGATGGAGAACTGGATTCAGTCGTATGGTTCCCAGATCAATGCAGTATTTGCACAAAACGACGAAATGGGATTAGGCGCTGTAAAAGCCCTGACCGATGCCGGTTTGAAAGACAAAGTAATTGTCGTGAGTATCGACGCCATTCCCGACGGACTACAGGCCGTTAAGAAGGGAACGCTGGACGCTACCGTTTTCCAAAATGCGGAAGAACAGGGCTCTAAAGCGATTGAAACGGCAGTAAAAGCTGCCAAGGGGCAGGCGTATGATAAAGAAACGCTCATCCCGTTTCAGTTAGTGACGAAAGACAACCTGGCCAAGTTTCTGAAATAG
- a CDS encoding ABC transporter permease, whose product MEKDITLNKGDYYGKIRIGNVGRYVLLIVLVAICIALSITTPRFFTIQNLMIIVTQVSINALLAFGVTFVIITGGIDLSIGSIVAVTGVVAASFAHADTYPVIVPIVIGLLAGLLFGAFNGFVVTRTKVPPFIVTLGTMTIGRGLALILSKGRPISNLSDSFNFIGGGKVLGVPTLIIILVVFFAICTVILRKTVIGRYMYAVGGNEQAAKASGIELKQVKMIVYTLCGGLAALAGILLTSRITTGQPNAGAGFELDAIAAAIIGGTSTSGGAGTMTGTLLGALLIGVISNGLDLMNVTSYYQQVVMGAIIIGAVVLDSLKHGKNG is encoded by the coding sequence ATGGAAAAAGACATTACGCTTAATAAGGGTGACTATTACGGTAAAATACGCATCGGTAATGTTGGCCGGTATGTGCTTCTGATTGTTCTGGTGGCGATTTGTATTGCTCTTTCGATAACGACACCCCGATTTTTTACGATTCAGAACCTGATGATTATTGTCACACAGGTGTCGATCAATGCGTTGCTGGCCTTTGGCGTTACGTTTGTGATCATCACAGGTGGTATCGATCTGTCTATCGGTTCGATTGTTGCCGTTACGGGCGTTGTAGCCGCTTCGTTTGCCCACGCTGATACGTATCCGGTTATCGTTCCAATAGTAATTGGCTTGCTGGCGGGCCTGCTTTTTGGGGCATTCAACGGTTTTGTCGTGACTCGTACGAAAGTTCCTCCCTTTATTGTTACGTTGGGGACCATGACCATTGGCCGCGGACTAGCCTTGATCCTGAGTAAAGGACGTCCGATTTCTAACCTGTCCGATTCGTTTAATTTTATAGGTGGAGGCAAAGTACTTGGCGTGCCCACACTGATTATCATCCTTGTTGTGTTCTTTGCCATCTGCACCGTTATTCTGCGGAAAACCGTAATTGGTCGTTATATGTACGCAGTGGGCGGAAACGAACAGGCAGCTAAGGCATCGGGAATTGAGTTGAAGCAGGTCAAAATGATCGTTTATACCCTATGCGGTGGACTGGCTGCCTTAGCCGGAATCTTGCTGACTTCCCGGATTACAACCGGCCAACCCAATGCCGGAGCAGGGTTTGAGCTAGATGCCATTGCGGCTGCGATCATCGGCGGAACCAGCACGTCGGGCGGGGCCGGAACCATGACCGGAACGCTGTTGGGTGCTTTACTGATCGGCGTTATCAGCAATGGTCTTGATCTGATGAATGTAACATCCTATTACCAGCAAGTCGTGATGGGCGCTATCATCATTGGCGCCGTAGTGCTGGACAGTTTGAAACATGGAAAGAATGGTTGA